In Pseudomonas sp. PDM14, a genomic segment contains:
- a CDS encoding amidohydrolase, producing the protein MNADLILFNGHLHTVDRAKPNASAVAIKDGRFIAVGSDAEAMALRGSATQVIDLNKRTVIPGLNDSHLHLIRGGLNYNLELRWEGVPSLVDALRMLKDQADRTPAPQWVRVVGGWNEFQFAEKRLPTLEELNKAAPDTPVFILHLYDRALLNRAALRVVGYTKDTPNPPGGEIVRDSKGEPTGMLVARPNAMILYSTLSKGPKLPLEYQVNSTRQFMRELNRLGVTSAIDAGGGYQNYPDDYQVIQELADKDQLTVRIAYNLFTQKPKEELADFKNWTSTVKYGQGDDFLRHNGAGEMLAFTAADFEDFLEPRPDLPPDMEQDLEPVVRHLVEQRWPFRLHATYDESISRMLDVFEKVNRDVPFDGLPWFFDHAETITPKNIERVRALGGGIAIQHRMAFQGEYFVERYGAKAAETTPPVQRMLAEGIPVGAGTDATRVASYNPWTSLYWLVSGRTVGGLELYPHGLSRAVALELFTRGSAWFSNEQGKKGQIQIGQLADLVALSADYFSVEDEAIKWLESVLTVVNGKVVHATSEFDKLAPPALPVTPDWSPVVKVPGHWRPGSPLLAQVHQCAGACAVHAHSHERARQSSVPVSDFQGFWGAFGCSCFAF; encoded by the coding sequence ATGAATGCCGACCTGATCCTGTTCAACGGCCATCTGCATACCGTCGACCGCGCCAAGCCCAACGCCAGTGCCGTGGCGATCAAGGACGGGCGCTTCATCGCCGTTGGCAGCGATGCCGAAGCCATGGCCCTGCGGGGCAGCGCCACCCAGGTCATCGACCTGAACAAGCGCACGGTGATCCCCGGGCTCAACGACTCGCACCTGCACCTGATCCGCGGCGGCCTCAACTACAACCTGGAACTGCGCTGGGAAGGCGTGCCGTCGCTGGTCGACGCCCTGCGCATGCTCAAGGACCAGGCCGACCGCACACCCGCGCCGCAGTGGGTGCGTGTGGTCGGTGGCTGGAATGAATTCCAGTTCGCCGAGAAGCGCCTGCCGACCCTCGAGGAACTGAACAAGGCCGCACCCGATACGCCGGTGTTCATCCTCCACCTGTACGACCGCGCCCTGCTCAACCGCGCCGCGCTGCGCGTGGTTGGCTACACCAAGGACACGCCGAACCCGCCGGGCGGCGAGATCGTCCGCGACAGCAAGGGCGAGCCGACCGGCATGCTGGTGGCGCGGCCCAACGCGATGATCCTCTACTCGACCCTGAGCAAGGGGCCGAAGCTGCCGCTGGAATACCAGGTCAACTCCACCCGCCAGTTCATGCGCGAACTCAATCGCCTGGGCGTGACCAGCGCCATCGACGCCGGCGGCGGCTACCAGAACTACCCCGACGACTACCAGGTGATCCAGGAACTGGCCGACAAGGACCAGCTCACCGTGCGTATCGCCTACAACCTGTTCACCCAGAAGCCCAAGGAAGAGCTGGCCGATTTCAAGAACTGGACCAGCACCGTCAAGTACGGCCAGGGTGACGACTTCCTGCGGCACAACGGCGCCGGCGAGATGCTCGCCTTCACCGCCGCCGACTTCGAGGACTTCCTCGAACCACGCCCGGACCTGCCGCCCGACATGGAGCAGGACCTGGAGCCGGTGGTGCGCCACCTGGTCGAGCAGCGCTGGCCGTTCCGCCTGCACGCCACCTACGACGAATCCATCTCGCGCATGCTCGACGTGTTCGAGAAGGTCAATCGCGACGTGCCGTTCGACGGCCTGCCGTGGTTCTTCGACCACGCCGAAACCATCACACCGAAGAACATCGAGCGCGTGCGCGCCCTCGGTGGCGGCATCGCCATCCAGCACCGCATGGCCTTCCAGGGCGAATACTTCGTCGAGCGCTACGGCGCCAAGGCGGCGGAAACCACCCCGCCGGTACAGCGCATGCTGGCCGAGGGCATTCCGGTCGGCGCCGGCACCGACGCCACCCGCGTGGCCAGCTACAACCCCTGGACCTCGCTGTACTGGCTGGTCAGCGGGCGCACCGTCGGCGGCCTGGAGCTGTACCCGCACGGCCTCTCGCGCGCCGTCGCCCTGGAGCTGTTCACCCGTGGCAGCGCCTGGTTCTCCAACGAGCAGGGCAAGAAGGGGCAGATCCAGATTGGCCAACTGGCAGACCTGGTGGCGCTGTCCGCCGACTACTTCAGTGTCGAAGACGAAGCGATCAAGTGGCTCGAGTCGGTGCTGACCGTGGTCAACGGCAAGGTCGTGCACGCCACCAGCGAGTTCGACAAGCTCGCGCCGCCGGCCCTGCCGGTGACGCCGGACTGGTCGCCGGTGGTCAAGGTGCCGGGCCACTGGCGTCCCGGTTCGCCGCTGCTGGCCCAGGTGCACCAGTGCGCCGGTGCCTGTGCGGTGCATGCCCACAGCCATGAGCGTGCGCGCCAGTCCAGCGTGCCGGTGAGCGACTTCCAGGGCTTCTGGGGTGCGTTCGGCTGCTCGTGCTTCGCCTTCTGA
- the ycaC gene encoding isochorismate family cysteine hydrolase YcaC, with translation MSKKYNRLDKDNAAVLLVDHQAGLLSLVRDFTPDEFKNNVLALADIAKFFNLPTILTTSFENGPNGPIVPELKALFPDAPYIPRPGQINAWDNEDFVKAVKATGKKQLIIAGVVTDVCVAFPTLSALEEGFDVFVVTDASGTFNPVVRDAALNRMSQAGAQLMNWFSVGCELHRDWRNDIEGFGGILGGHLPAYANLIQSYSQKS, from the coding sequence ATGAGCAAGAAATACAACCGCCTGGACAAGGACAACGCCGCCGTACTGCTGGTCGACCATCAGGCCGGTCTGCTCTCGCTGGTGCGTGACTTCACCCCCGACGAGTTCAAGAACAACGTGCTGGCCCTGGCCGACATCGCCAAGTTCTTCAACCTGCCGACCATCCTCACCACCAGCTTCGAGAACGGCCCCAACGGCCCGATCGTGCCGGAACTCAAAGCGCTGTTCCCGGACGCCCCGTACATTCCGCGCCCCGGCCAGATCAACGCCTGGGATAACGAAGACTTCGTCAAGGCGGTCAAGGCCACCGGCAAAAAGCAACTGATCATCGCCGGCGTGGTCACCGACGTCTGCGTGGCGTTCCCGACCCTCTCGGCGCTCGAAGAAGGCTTCGACGTGTTCGTCGTCACCGACGCGTCCGGCACCTTCAACCCGGTGGTGCGTGATGCCGCGCTGAACCGCATGAGCCAGGCCGGCGCCCAGCTGATGAACTGGTTCAGCGTGGGTTGCGAGCTGCACCGCGACTGGCGCAACGACATCGAAGGCTTCGGCGGCATCCTCGGCGGCCACCTGCCGGCGTACGCCAACCTGATCCAGAGCTACAGCCAGAAGAGCTGA
- a CDS encoding GlxA family transcriptional regulator has product MKSVAIVLFPDVLLLDVAGPSEVFSIANRYLAPADRYQLTTIGTQAEPIRASNGITLHAETTLEGASGPYDVLLVPGGPGAYNDQHPRLVAWLQAAAQRSRRFGSICTGAFILGHAGLLDGQRVTTHWHYTERLEKAFPLAEVETDQIFIRDGKLVTSGGVTAGIDLALSMVADDHGKQLALDVAKVLLVVMQRQGDQAQFSPLLGGVAKDETPVTRVQHYVLDHLEEEFSVERMASLAAMSPRHFARVFVREVGMTPMEFVQCARIDRARYLLESNALPLKTVAYRSGFGSARHMRSLFSDKLGLTPAQYRRQFG; this is encoded by the coding sequence ATGAAATCCGTCGCCATCGTCCTCTTCCCTGACGTGCTCCTGCTCGACGTCGCCGGCCCGAGCGAAGTCTTCTCCATCGCCAACCGCTACCTCGCCCCTGCCGACCGTTACCAGCTCACCACCATCGGCACCCAGGCCGAGCCCATTCGCGCCTCCAACGGCATCACCCTGCACGCCGAAACCACCCTCGAAGGCGCCAGCGGCCCCTACGACGTCTTGCTCGTCCCCGGCGGCCCCGGCGCCTACAACGACCAGCACCCACGGCTGGTGGCCTGGCTGCAGGCCGCGGCCCAACGCTCGCGGCGCTTCGGTTCGATCTGCACCGGCGCGTTCATCCTCGGCCATGCCGGGCTGCTCGACGGCCAACGCGTGACCACGCACTGGCACTACACCGAACGCCTGGAAAAAGCCTTCCCGCTGGCCGAGGTGGAGACCGACCAGATCTTCATCCGCGACGGCAAGCTGGTCACTTCCGGCGGCGTCACCGCGGGTATCGACCTGGCCCTGTCGATGGTCGCCGACGACCACGGCAAGCAGCTCGCCCTCGATGTGGCCAAGGTGCTGCTGGTGGTGATGCAGCGCCAGGGCGACCAGGCGCAGTTCAGCCCGCTGCTCGGCGGCGTGGCCAAGGACGAAACCCCTGTCACCCGCGTGCAGCATTACGTGCTGGACCACCTGGAAGAAGAGTTCAGCGTCGAGCGCATGGCCTCGCTGGCGGCGATGAGCCCGCGCCATTTCGCCCGCGTGTTCGTGCGCGAAGTCGGCATGACGCCCATGGAGTTCGTGCAGTGCGCGCGCATCGACCGGGCGCGCTACTTGCTGGAAAGCAACGCCCTGCCGCTGAAGACCGTGGCCTACCGCAGCGGCTTCGGCAGCGCCCGGCACATGCGCTCGCTGTTCAGCGACAAGCTCGGCCTTACACCTGCGCAGTACCGTCGCCAGTTCGGCTAG
- a CDS encoding MFS transporter yields MSTQTSSAWSPLRYRIFRGLWLASIASNIGTWMHEVGAGWLMTSLSSNPLTVALVQVAGSAPMFFLALPAGALADIVDKRRYLLAVQAWMACIALLLAGLTLSGQINVPLLLLLTLGMGVGTALMMPAWSALTPELVERADLPAAIALSSVGMNVARAVGPAIAGVLVSLSGPWATFGLNALSFFAVIAVLLVWKREPKSSVLPAERLFGAMRAGWRYSRSSKPLQAVLARAVAFFIGASAGMSLLPLIVRGELHGSAADFGLLLGSVGVGAVAGAMLLPRLRLLIRGDLLVALASVLYALVLLGLALLRDLYLLIPVMLLSGAAWIAVLSSLQVAAQTAVPAWVRARALSVYILVFFGSMALGGMLWGLVASHFSIAHALMAASVLLLLGILASRRFALPVTDGEDLAPSLHWPMPILGEGQDQERGPVMVTLEYDIAEADAAAFQLAMREVRGMRRRNGSLSWCLVQDSENPRCWLELFFDESWLEHLRHHHRVTRAEQRIEAAARRFQNPEIPVRIRHLLANEP; encoded by the coding sequence ATGAGCACGCAGACCTCATCCGCATGGAGCCCGCTGCGCTACCGGATCTTCCGGGGCCTGTGGCTGGCCAGCATCGCCTCGAACATCGGCACTTGGATGCACGAGGTTGGCGCCGGCTGGCTGATGACGTCGCTGTCGAGCAACCCGCTCACCGTGGCCCTGGTGCAGGTCGCCGGCTCGGCGCCGATGTTCTTCCTCGCCCTGCCGGCCGGCGCCCTGGCCGACATCGTCGACAAGCGCCGCTACCTGCTCGCCGTGCAGGCCTGGATGGCCTGCATCGCCCTGCTGCTCGCCGGGCTGACCCTGAGCGGGCAGATCAACGTGCCGCTGCTCCTGCTGCTGACCCTGGGCATGGGCGTCGGCACCGCGCTGATGATGCCGGCCTGGTCGGCGCTGACCCCGGAGCTGGTCGAGCGCGCCGACCTGCCCGCAGCCATCGCTCTGTCCAGCGTCGGCATGAACGTCGCCCGCGCAGTCGGCCCGGCCATCGCCGGGGTGCTGGTCAGCCTCAGCGGGCCGTGGGCCACCTTCGGCCTGAATGCACTGTCGTTCTTCGCGGTGATCGCCGTGCTGCTGGTGTGGAAGCGCGAGCCGAAAAGCTCGGTGCTGCCGGCCGAGCGCCTGTTCGGGGCGATGCGGGCCGGCTGGCGCTACAGCCGCAGCTCGAAACCGCTGCAGGCGGTGCTGGCGCGGGCGGTGGCGTTCTTCATCGGCGCCAGCGCCGGCATGTCACTGCTGCCGTTGATCGTGCGCGGCGAGCTGCACGGCAGCGCCGCCGACTTCGGCCTGCTGCTGGGCAGCGTCGGCGTCGGTGCGGTGGCCGGGGCCATGCTGCTGCCGCGCCTGCGCCTGCTGATCCGTGGCGACCTGCTGGTGGCGCTGGCCAGCGTGCTCTACGCCCTGGTGCTGCTGGGCCTGGCCCTGCTGCGCGACCTCTACCTGCTGATCCCGGTGATGCTGCTCAGTGGCGCCGCCTGGATCGCCGTGCTCTCCAGCCTGCAGGTCGCCGCACAGACCGCCGTGCCAGCCTGGGTTCGCGCCCGCGCGCTGTCGGTGTACATCCTGGTGTTCTTCGGCAGCATGGCCCTGGGCGGCATGCTCTGGGGCCTGGTCGCCAGCCACTTCTCCATCGCTCATGCGCTGATGGCGGCGAGCGTACTCCTGCTGCTGGGCATTCTCGCCAGCCGCCGTTTCGCCCTGCCGGTGACCGATGGCGAAGACCTCGCCCCATCACTGCACTGGCCCATGCCGATCCTCGGTGAGGGCCAGGACCAGGAACGCGGCCCGGTGATGGTCACCCTCGAATACGACATCGCCGAGGCGGATGCCGCCGCCTTCCAGCTGGCCATGCGTGAGGTGCGCGGCATGCGCCGGCGCAACGGCTCGCTGTCCTGGTGCCTGGTGCAGGACAGCGAGAACCCGCGGTGCTGGCTGGAGCTGTTCTTCGACGAGTCCTGGCTCGAGCACCTGCGCCATCACCACCGTGTCACCCGCGCCGAGCAACGTATCGAGGCGGCAGCGCGGCGCTTCCAGAACCCGGAAATTCCCGTGCGCATCCGCCATCTGCTGGCCAACGAGCCCTGA